The region GTCGACTCTCGGCAGCGCTGACCAGTCGGCGTAGGCGTTCAGCTCCGTCAGTTCGAAGTCGCCCTCAGTCGAGATAATCTGCAGGCCGTTCTTGTCGACGTGTTGTGCACGGCCGCGAAACAAGAAGTGGACCTCTTGTCCGCTGCGGGCCAGCCGGGCACCGTAGAACCCGCCGATCGCACCCGCGCCGATCACCGCGTAGCTGGTCAATGGCCTCCCCTTTCAGCAAAGACGGCTGGTGCACCGCCGGTGTGCCAGAAAACCAACGGTCCATCGCCAAGCGCCGGGTCCATCGCGAGAACTGCGGCGAAGGCCTTAGCGGTGTAGACGGGATCAAGCAGAATGCCCTCACGCCGCAGCAAAGTCGTCAAAGCCCGCTCGCCAGCCTCCGTCGGCACGCCGTAGTCAGCGCCGAGGTAGCCGTCGATGACCACAGCGGGGTCGCGGCGTCCGCTGGCATCGTCGGTCGGTGAAGCGCCCGACCCTGCGCTGCTCGCCGCCAGTTGCGCGACCAGCGCCAGCGCGCCGTCGGCCACCGCATCCACGACTGGCGCCATGAGTGACCCCTCCAACGCGACTGTCACCCCGACGATGGCTGGCCCACCCCCGAGCAGTTCCCGTCCGGCGATCAACCCTGCTTGGGTGCCACCAGAACCCGTCGCGTGCACGACGGTCGCCGGTGCCAGTCCCTGCCGATCGCACTGTTCGATCAACTCCGCGTACGCGCGCGCGAATCCGAGGGCGCCCGTGGGAGTCGACCCGCCAGCAGGCATGGTGAACGCAACGCCGCCGCGCTGCTGGACCGCCTGTGCCGCAGCCTCGGCTCGGGCGAACAACGTGGCCCAATCGTCGACGTCGCAGAACTCCAGGGTTGCGCCGAGGTAGTCGTCGAGCAACAAATTGCCGGTTCGGCTACCGGGGTCGCTACCGCCGAGAACCAAGTGGGCGTCCATTCCCATGACTGCGGCGGCCGCGGCGACTGCTCGACAGTGGTTGCTCTGCGCAGCACCGATCGTGATGAGGGTGTCGGCGCCCTGATCCAACGCCTCTCCTAGCAGGAACTCGAGTTTGCGGATCTTGTTGCCACCAACGCCAACTGCCGTCAGGTCGTCGCGCTTGATCCAGACTTCGCGGCCGAGTTCCTCACTGATCCGCGGCAATAGATGCAGCGGTGTCGGTTCCGGGAGTAACGAGA is a window of Candidatus Nanopelagicales bacterium DNA encoding:
- a CDS encoding pyridoxal-phosphate dependent enzyme, translated to MMQGWHSGVNAQARLAAGNDCRRSPDRRPAVTTAAGLLAILDPPVSLLPEPTPLHLLPRISEELGREVWIKRDDLTAVGVGGNKIRKLEFLLGEALDQGADTLITIGAAQSNHCRAVAAAAAVMGMDAHLVLGGSDPGSRTGNLLLDDYLGATLEFCDVDDWATLFARAEAAAQAVQQRGGVAFTMPAGGSTPTGALGFARAYAELIEQCDRQGLAPATVVHATGSGGTQAGLIAGRELLGGGPAIVGVTVALEGSLMAPVVDAVADGALALVAQLAASSAGSGASPTDDASGRRDPAVVIDGYLGADYGVPTEAGERALTTLLRREGILLDPVYTAKAFAAVLAMDPALGDGPLVFWHTGGAPAVFAERGGH